In the Solibacillus sp. FSL K6-1523 genome, one interval contains:
- a CDS encoding zinc-finger domain-containing protein, protein MIKKVDIMKDMDELTDTYCMECFVIRDLRKTRGKQGAHRFCIESCTVGEQLKFLGNEMMKINEK, encoded by the coding sequence ATGATAAAAAAAGTCGATATAATGAAGGACATGGATGAATTAACAGATACGTATTGTATGGAATGTTTTGTCATTCGTGATCTTAGAAAAACAAGAGGAAAGCAAGGCGCCCACCGTTTTTGTATAGAATCTTGCACGGTAGGGGAGCAACTAAAGTTTCTAGGGAATGAAATGATGAAAATTAATGAAAAATAA
- a CDS encoding D-serine ammonia-lyase: MKQQSIDVEALKGQFPLIEKLQNEQYVFWINPKKSAEKQTFEQVSMEIVRDAEKRLKRFSSYIIEAFPLTKFSNGIIESDVIEIPAMKKLIEGRRGFDIPGQLMLKCDHSLPIAGSIKARGGIYEVLSHAEKLAIDAGLLTEQDDYAKINSKAFKDFFSNYKIAVGSTGNLGLSIGIISAQLGFQVTVHMSAEAKEWKKELLREKGVTVIEYASDYSAAVTQGRLLAEQDANCHFIDDENSVDLFLGYAVAALRLEKQFQELKIKVDEEHPLFVYLPCGVGGGPGGVAYGIKQIYGEHVHIFFGEPFASPCMLLGMMTGLHDEISVHDIGLSNQTEADGLAVGRPSKFAGTIMESIISGCYTVDDSFLYRSLKGMYEQENIFMEPSAHAGVYGPIELMMQGVDYLQQNQLQNKMDLATHLIWSTGGDLVPRELRQQYLQTDI; the protein is encoded by the coding sequence ATGAAACAGCAATCAATCGATGTAGAAGCTTTAAAAGGACAATTTCCACTAATAGAAAAATTACAAAATGAACAGTATGTATTTTGGATAAATCCTAAAAAGTCAGCTGAAAAGCAAACGTTCGAACAGGTTTCAATGGAAATAGTTCGGGATGCAGAAAAAAGATTAAAACGCTTTTCTTCTTATATAATAGAGGCATTTCCATTGACGAAATTTTCAAATGGCATTATTGAATCCGATGTAATCGAAATTCCTGCAATGAAAAAGTTAATTGAAGGACGCCGCGGTTTTGATATACCAGGGCAATTAATGCTGAAATGTGATCATTCCTTACCGATTGCGGGCTCGATTAAAGCGCGTGGTGGCATTTATGAAGTGTTAAGCCATGCCGAAAAACTGGCCATCGATGCAGGGCTGTTAACAGAGCAGGATGATTATGCAAAAATAAATAGTAAAGCGTTTAAAGATTTCTTTAGTAACTATAAAATTGCCGTCGGTTCTACAGGAAATTTAGGCTTAAGTATAGGGATTATTAGTGCACAATTAGGCTTTCAAGTAACGGTGCATATGTCAGCAGAAGCGAAAGAGTGGAAAAAAGAGTTATTGCGTGAAAAAGGGGTAACAGTCATTGAATATGCTTCAGATTATAGTGCTGCAGTAACACAAGGGCGACTGTTAGCCGAGCAAGATGCCAACTGTCACTTTATTGATGATGAAAATTCAGTGGATTTATTTTTAGGCTATGCGGTGGCGGCGTTACGACTGGAAAAACAATTTCAAGAGTTGAAAATAAAAGTTGATGAAGAACATCCTTTATTTGTTTATTTGCCATGTGGTGTAGGTGGGGGTCCTGGCGGTGTTGCTTATGGGATCAAACAAATTTACGGGGAGCATGTGCATATTTTCTTTGGGGAGCCATTTGCTTCACCTTGTATGCTTCTTGGCATGATGACGGGTTTACATGATGAAATTAGTGTGCATGATATTGGCTTATCCAATCAAACAGAGGCAGACGGATTGGCTGTTGGTAGACCGTCTAAATTTGCAGGTACAATAATGGAATCCATCATAAGTGGCTGCTATACAGTGGATGATAGTTTCTTATATAGAAGCTTAAAAGGGATGTATGAGCAGGAAAATATTTTTATGGAGCCTTCAGCACATGCAGGTGTGTATGGTCCAATCGAATTAATGATGCAAGGTGTCGATTATTTACAGCAAAACCAATTACAAAATAAGATGGACCTGGCAACGCATCTTATTTGGTCAACAGGCGGAGATCTTGTACCGAGAGAGTTACGCCAGCAATATTTGCAAACGGATATTTAG
- a CDS encoding YaiI/YqxD family protein, with protein sequence MQLLIDADACPVVDLALFVSSQYEIKPILFCDTSHRIERDNVITIIVDKGPDSVDFKLLSVLKKGDIVITGDYGLAAMCLAKGGKVITHNGKELTSDNIDQLLAFRYESAKIRRAGGRTKGPKKRTEENNLAFEMEFRQICERAVLEREEG encoded by the coding sequence ATACAATTATTAATTGATGCAGATGCATGTCCCGTTGTTGATTTAGCGCTATTTGTTTCATCTCAATATGAGATAAAACCCATCTTGTTCTGCGATACATCACATCGAATAGAAAGAGATAATGTAATAACAATTATTGTAGACAAAGGACCTGATTCGGTAGATTTTAAGCTACTTAGCGTGTTAAAGAAGGGGGATATTGTCATTACAGGAGATTATGGTTTAGCTGCGATGTGTTTGGCAAAAGGTGGGAAAGTTATCACGCATAACGGTAAAGAGCTGACGTCTGACAATATAGATCAACTGTTGGCATTTCGTTATGAAAGTGCGAAAATAAGACGTGCAGGTGGTCGTACAAAGGGACCTAAAAAGCGTACAGAAGAAAATAATTTGGCTTTTGAAATGGAATTTCGACAAATTTGTGAACGTGCGGTTTTGGAAAGGGAGGAAGGATAA
- a CDS encoding phosphoribosylaminoimidazolesuccinocarboxamide synthase: MELVYTGKTKDVFKLEDGHYLLKFKDDVTGENGVFDPGANTVGLTIDGAGLACLRLTSFFYSKLNELNVPTHYVDANFDDATMTVKPATVFGKGLEVICRFKAVGSFLRRYGAYASEGQDLDAFVEVTIKDDERLDPPISEDALAMLSLLTHEEYAILKERTIEISKFVAAELEKKGLTLYDIKLEFGRDAKTNEIILIDEISGGNMRAYKGDTYIEPLQLEKIMLAD, encoded by the coding sequence GTGGAATTAGTGTATACAGGTAAAACAAAAGATGTATTTAAATTAGAAGATGGTCATTATTTATTAAAATTTAAAGATGATGTAACAGGTGAAAATGGGGTATTTGATCCAGGTGCCAATACAGTTGGATTAACAATTGATGGTGCTGGACTAGCATGTTTACGCTTAACGTCATTCTTTTACTCTAAATTAAACGAACTGAATGTACCTACTCATTATGTAGATGCAAACTTTGACGATGCAACAATGACAGTAAAACCAGCAACTGTATTCGGTAAAGGTCTTGAAGTAATTTGCCGTTTCAAAGCAGTTGGTTCATTTTTACGTCGTTATGGTGCTTATGCAAGCGAAGGCCAAGATTTAGACGCATTCGTTGAAGTAACGATTAAAGATGATGAGCGCCTAGATCCTCCAATTTCTGAAGATGCACTTGCAATGTTAAGCTTACTAACACATGAAGAGTATGCCATTTTAAAAGAGCGTACAATTGAAATTTCTAAGTTCGTTGCAGCTGAGCTTGAGAAAAAAGGTTTAACTTTATATGATATAAAACTTGAATTTGGCCGCGATGCGAAAACCAATGAAATTATTTTAATCGATGAAATTTCTGGTGGTAATATGCGCGCTTACAAAGGTGATACATATATCGAACCTTTACAGTTAGAAAAAATTATGTTAGCTGACTAA
- a CDS encoding 3'-5' exonuclease produces MKILGRVQTYITVDVEAALIRGKQYIIEIGAVKWLPDGSTETFTQLIQPYKFKKLNAHIQQLTGIKTEQLVDAPSFKEAFYKFKRWCKNDYLLLTFGEFDRKVLEEELTRNYMNKDCLYPMVDFQQKYMIANAIKEQPSLGGLMAQLGLTNDTQHRALADAWSLLQIFQQVNGEVLIQQQQTKKFMLLLTNFRMLEETYELVISTTECSIEHGQIQTHRMITLREELPFKVIQQVRTSAEGETETVEVTKITPSANAKTFLQDISESVHGRILISRSPLRSISKILKLHQVTLPKTEVMTLVNLLGNEDYVAKFNLLEESTHAYEARIMRLLNKFEQPIIEEFHKRALLEDVLVEV; encoded by the coding sequence GTGAAAATTTTGGGACGAGTACAAACGTATATTACAGTCGATGTTGAAGCAGCCCTCATTCGAGGGAAGCAATACATCATTGAAATTGGCGCGGTTAAATGGTTGCCGGATGGTTCAACCGAAACATTTACACAGCTAATTCAACCTTATAAATTTAAAAAATTAAATGCACATATCCAGCAATTGACGGGTATTAAGACGGAGCAATTAGTAGATGCACCAAGTTTCAAGGAAGCTTTTTATAAGTTCAAGCGCTGGTGCAAAAATGACTATTTGCTTTTAACTTTTGGAGAATTTGATCGTAAAGTGCTAGAGGAAGAATTAACTCGAAATTATATGAATAAAGATTGTCTTTACCCAATGGTTGATTTCCAACAAAAATACATGATTGCGAATGCAATTAAGGAGCAACCAAGTTTAGGTGGCTTAATGGCACAGCTCGGTTTAACAAATGATACACAGCATCGCGCTTTAGCGGATGCGTGGAGTTTACTGCAAATTTTTCAGCAAGTGAACGGTGAAGTGCTTATCCAGCAACAGCAAACGAAAAAATTCATGCTATTGTTAACGAATTTCAGAATGTTAGAAGAGACGTATGAGCTTGTCATTTCCACTACGGAATGTTCAATTGAGCACGGTCAAATTCAAACACATCGTATGATAACGTTACGAGAGGAGCTACCTTTTAAGGTGATTCAGCAAGTAAGGACTTCTGCAGAAGGGGAGACGGAAACGGTTGAGGTGACCAAAATTACACCAAGTGCCAATGCGAAAACGTTTTTGCAGGATATTTCAGAATCTGTTCATGGTCGTATTTTAATTTCACGCTCACCACTGCGTTCCATTTCAAAAATATTAAAACTTCATCAAGTGACATTGCCAAAAACCGAGGTGATGACGCTCGTCAATTTATTGGGAAACGAGGATTATGTGGCGAAATTCAATTTATTAGAAGAGTCAACACATGCTTATGAGGCGAGAATTATGCGTCTATTAAATAAATTTGAGCAACCGATTATCGAAGAGTTTCATAAACGAGCTTTACTAGAAGATGTTTTGGTGGAAGTGTAA
- a CDS encoding 50S ribosomal protein L25, protein MNLKLEAKERQFGARALLTEVRNNGEVPGVLYGYQTETTPIAIDAKTMFKFINANGVNNVFTLEVNNQSYNAVISEVQRSAIRGTITHVDFQSINMDTPLEVDVPVTLVGNAAGVQVGGILMQPTTTVRIKVKPNEIPDSIEVAIAELEVGQTITLADLTEKLSFEIISELDAVLATIMAPVETEEEVAAT, encoded by the coding sequence ATGAATTTAAAGTTAGAAGCAAAAGAAAGACAATTTGGAGCTCGCGCATTATTAACCGAGGTTCGAAATAATGGGGAAGTACCTGGAGTGTTATACGGGTATCAGACCGAAACAACACCGATTGCAATTGATGCAAAAACAATGTTTAAGTTTATTAATGCAAACGGCGTAAACAACGTATTTACTTTGGAAGTCAATAATCAATCTTACAATGCTGTTATTAGTGAAGTACAGCGTTCTGCAATAAGAGGAACTATTACACATGTTGATTTCCAATCGATAAATATGGATACACCTTTAGAAGTAGACGTACCGGTTACATTAGTCGGTAACGCAGCGGGCGTACAAGTAGGTGGAATTTTAATGCAACCAACAACAACAGTTCGCATTAAAGTAAAACCAAATGAAATTCCAGATTCGATCGAAGTAGCTATTGCTGAACTTGAAGTCGGACAAACGATTACATTAGCAGATCTTACTGAAAAGCTATCATTCGAAATCATTAGCGAGCTTGATGCTGTACTTGCGACAATCATGGCTCCTGTTGAAACTGAAGAAGAAGTAGCTGCGACATAA
- a CDS encoding metallophosphoesterase gives MKIFKMLVKIVLLLMILIGLLIGYAFKVEPKMTVVHSYDLNEDNGESVKIVQLSDIQVSETYTIEQLNNLVKKVNKLSPDIIVFTGDLFENYSMFQPLQEVTNSLSNLKAPFGKFAVWGNRDYGGGASRVYEDLLKDADFTLLKNSGVDVRLSNGKKLFIGGVDDGLLGNPNVERLLTYMDNDYVYEIVLMHEPDMADLLKNTSVDLILAGHSHGGQIQIPFIQPISTSLAEKYIEGFYSMNNNGMQLYVNTGIGTSRIAARFMVPPEIAEFTIHL, from the coding sequence ATGAAGATTTTTAAAATGCTAGTAAAAATAGTTTTATTATTGATGATATTAATTGGCTTATTAATAGGATATGCATTTAAAGTTGAACCGAAAATGACTGTAGTTCATTCTTATGATTTAAATGAAGATAATGGAGAGTCGGTCAAAATAGTCCAACTATCAGATATTCAAGTGAGTGAAACATATACAATAGAACAACTAAACAATTTAGTGAAAAAGGTGAATAAATTATCGCCGGATATAATTGTTTTTACAGGAGATTTATTTGAAAATTACTCTATGTTTCAACCGTTACAGGAAGTAACAAATAGTTTATCAAATTTAAAAGCTCCATTTGGGAAATTCGCAGTTTGGGGAAATCGAGATTACGGTGGCGGCGCATCTAGAGTGTACGAAGATTTATTAAAGGATGCAGATTTTACATTATTAAAAAATAGTGGTGTCGATGTACGATTATCAAATGGCAAGAAGCTTTTTATCGGAGGAGTAGATGATGGATTACTTGGAAACCCGAATGTAGAACGTTTGTTGACATATATGGATAACGATTATGTTTATGAAATTGTCCTTATGCATGAGCCGGATATGGCAGACCTTTTAAAAAATACTTCGGTTGATTTAATTTTAGCTGGACATAGTCATGGAGGACAAATTCAGATTCCTTTTATTCAACCTATATCTACTTCTTTGGCTGAAAAGTATATTGAAGGATTTTATAGTATGAATAATAACGGGATGCAGCTTTACGTAAATACAGGAATTGGAACATCTAGAATTGCTGCTCGTTTTATGGTTCCACCTGAAATCGCAGAGTTTACTATTCATTTGTAA
- the coaW gene encoding type II pantothenate kinase — protein sequence MSTWIGIDTGGTLTKLAYLDENKELKLTVFPSTDMHLVKEWLEQHPHVDEIGLTGGRTEQLRDVLNPMKSIEYIVEFEATLKGVRYLLEQEGQSIHQSIITNIGTGTSVHFMDGNSHVRVGGTGIGGGTLIGLSAIMTGISDFREIKNRALDGNREGIDLLVKDIYQGMDTPISGDLTASNFGQVGITEEHSHAPNDILATVQGLVGEVISTLSIQLAEHHQVEHIVYIGSTLTDNEQLKKVIEHYTVLKKHKPVFIHDYGYCGAVGALLNVMEYSKS from the coding sequence ATGTCGACATGGATTGGGATTGATACGGGGGGTACGTTGACGAAGCTTGCTTATTTAGATGAGAATAAGGAGCTTAAACTAACTGTCTTTCCATCAACTGATATGCATTTAGTGAAGGAATGGTTAGAACAACATCCTCATGTAGACGAAATTGGCTTAACGGGGGGGCGGACGGAGCAATTACGTGATGTCCTAAACCCGATGAAATCGATTGAATATATCGTAGAATTTGAAGCAACTTTAAAAGGTGTACGGTATTTATTAGAACAAGAGGGGCAATCGATTCACCAAAGTATTATTACCAATATTGGGACAGGGACTTCTGTTCATTTTATGGATGGAAATTCACATGTTCGTGTTGGCGGTACAGGCATTGGTGGAGGTACGTTAATTGGGCTGTCCGCTATAATGACAGGTATTTCGGATTTTAGAGAAATTAAAAATCGAGCGTTAGACGGTAACCGAGAAGGTATTGATTTACTTGTAAAAGATATTTATCAAGGAATGGATACGCCGATTTCGGGTGATTTGACGGCAAGTAATTTTGGACAAGTTGGCATTACAGAAGAGCACAGCCATGCACCAAATGATATTCTTGCGACAGTTCAAGGACTTGTTGGGGAAGTCATTTCAACATTAAGTATTCAACTAGCTGAGCATCATCAAGTAGAACATATTGTTTATATCGGCTCTACGTTAACGGATAATGAGCAATTAAAAAAGGTAATCGAGCATTACACAGTTTTGAAAAAGCACAAGCCTGTATTTATACATGATTATGGCTATTGTGGAGCGGTCGGAGCACTGTTAAATGTGATGGAATATAGTAAAAGTTAA
- a CDS encoding DUF4181 domain-containing protein translates to MLIAILVIGFIAAGLIDLKLRKKFNITKNEKFLDQYVGIWHFVLEAFLCVLFMTFMTVNLFEQKAVYALLFAFIMLLFSIRGLLEFLVKRNNRRHILSFTYALLCGVFSGAVALFL, encoded by the coding sequence TTGTTAATTGCTATTTTAGTTATTGGTTTTATCGCAGCAGGCTTAATCGATTTAAAGCTGCGTAAAAAGTTTAACATTACGAAAAACGAAAAATTTTTAGACCAATATGTTGGCATTTGGCATTTTGTTTTAGAAGCGTTTTTATGTGTGTTATTCATGACATTTATGACGGTCAATTTATTTGAGCAAAAAGCGGTATATGCATTATTATTTGCTTTTATTATGCTTTTGTTTTCAATACGTGGTTTGCTAGAGTTTTTAGTAAAGCGGAATAATCGACGCCATATTTTATCTTTTACATATGCACTTTTATGTGGCGTATTTAGCGGTGCGGTTGCATTGTTTTTATAA
- a CDS encoding ribonuclease HI family protein, with the protein MLEVYIDGASAGNPGPSGIGIFLKGEGILEKISEPIGITNNHQAEFIALVRGLEEAKKTGTSFVSLRSDSKIVVNSVDKAYVKNEEFKPYLEKALQLIEQFDFFFIKWIPDKENKAADALAREAIRKAKND; encoded by the coding sequence ATGTTAGAAGTATATATTGATGGTGCAAGCGCAGGTAATCCAGGACCTAGTGGCATTGGGATTTTTTTAAAAGGTGAAGGTATCCTCGAAAAAATTAGCGAACCAATTGGCATAACAAATAATCATCAAGCTGAATTTATTGCCCTTGTGCGTGGTTTAGAAGAAGCAAAAAAAACGGGAACTTCCTTCGTTTCACTGCGTTCCGATTCCAAAATTGTCGTCAATTCTGTTGATAAAGCTTATGTAAAAAATGAAGAATTTAAGCCCTATTTAGAAAAAGCGCTACAACTTATTGAACAATTTGATTTCTTTTTTATTAAGTGGATTCCTGACAAAGAAAATAAAGCAGCCGATGCATTAGCGCGAGAAGCGATTCGAAAAGCGAAAAACGATTGA
- the gdhA gene encoding NADP-specific glutamate dehydrogenase has translation METAIKNNAQQYVDDVFIKLKKKNEHQPEFLQAAEEIFLSLVPVFEKNPAYIKHNILERIVEPDRMVSFRVAWQDDQNNVHVNRGYRVQYNNVIGPYKGGIRFHPTVDESIMKFLAFEQIFKNALTGQAIGGGKGGSDFDPKGKSDAEIMRFCQAFMTELYRYIGPDVDVPAGDIGVGAREVGYMWGQYKRIRGTYEAGVLTGKKPGYGGSLARTEATGYGLIYFVEEMLREEKDSFLNKKVVVSGSGNVAIYAIEKAQHFGAHVIACSDSSGYIYDPEGIDLKLVKEIKEVRGERIKAYVNERPNATYSEGCENIWSIPCDIALPCATQNEINGDQARMLIANGVRVVAEGANMPSDLEAINEFLNAGVFFGPGKAANAGGVAVSSLEMAQNSSRNYWSFQEVDEKLHSIMQSIYKESSEAAKQHGYEGNLVVGSNIAGFIRVANGMLVEGVF, from the coding sequence ATGGAAACAGCAATTAAAAATAACGCACAGCAATATGTCGATGATGTATTTATTAAATTAAAAAAGAAAAACGAACACCAACCGGAGTTTTTACAAGCTGCGGAAGAAATCTTTTTATCATTAGTACCTGTATTTGAAAAAAATCCTGCGTACATCAAACATAATATTTTAGAGCGCATTGTTGAACCCGATCGCATGGTTTCGTTCCGTGTCGCTTGGCAGGATGACCAAAATAATGTGCACGTAAACCGTGGTTATCGTGTTCAATACAACAATGTTATCGGACCTTATAAAGGTGGCATTCGCTTCCATCCAACTGTAGACGAATCAATTATGAAATTTTTAGCTTTTGAACAAATTTTCAAAAACGCACTAACTGGCCAAGCAATCGGTGGCGGTAAAGGTGGTTCAGATTTCGATCCTAAAGGGAAATCTGATGCAGAAATTATGCGCTTTTGCCAAGCATTCATGACTGAATTATACCGCTATATCGGTCCAGATGTCGATGTCCCTGCCGGTGATATTGGTGTAGGTGCACGTGAAGTTGGCTATATGTGGGGACAATATAAACGTATTCGTGGTACCTATGAAGCAGGTGTGTTAACTGGTAAAAAGCCTGGTTATGGTGGTTCATTAGCGCGTACAGAGGCAACTGGTTACGGTTTAATATACTTTGTAGAAGAAATGCTGCGTGAGGAAAAGGATTCCTTCTTAAATAAAAAGGTCGTTGTATCTGGTTCAGGTAATGTAGCCATCTATGCGATTGAAAAAGCACAACATTTCGGCGCACATGTTATCGCATGTTCAGATTCTTCAGGTTATATTTATGATCCAGAAGGTATCGATTTAAAATTAGTAAAAGAAATTAAAGAAGTGCGCGGTGAGCGTATTAAAGCATATGTAAATGAACGACCAAATGCAACATACTCAGAAGGTTGCGAGAATATTTGGTCAATCCCTTGTGATATCGCCCTACCTTGTGCGACTCAAAATGAAATTAATGGTGATCAAGCCCGCATGTTAATTGCAAATGGCGTTCGCGTTGTTGCTGAAGGAGCAAATATGCCATCTGACCTAGAAGCAATTAATGAGTTTTTAAATGCTGGTGTATTCTTTGGTCCTGGCAAAGCGGCTAATGCTGGCGGTGTTGCCGTATCTTCATTAGAAATGGCACAAAACTCCAGTCGGAACTACTGGTCATTCCAAGAAGTCGATGAAAAGCTACATTCAATTATGCAGTCGATTTACAAAGAAAGCTCTGAAGCTGCTAAACAACATGGCTATGAAGGTAATTTAGTAGTCGGTTCAAATATTGCTGGCTTCATTAGAGTAGCTAACGGTATGCTTGTGGAAGGCGTATTTTAA
- a CDS encoding squalene/phytoene synthase family protein produces MSDKLLQNEAMRVLKDTSRTFYIPITFLQKELKLTVAAAYLAMRAIDEIEDHEEISNDTKHDILMKVSELLAVTPFDEVAYAQALALSEQPMPEVTLRLGDWLRVCPAEARKIVMDSTSEMATGMANWAKANWQIHTREDLDEYTYYVAGLVGVMLSELWEWNAGIKADRELAIGYGRGLQAVNILRNQQEDLDERGVSFVPDDWTRDDLFHYAEENLAKADAYMKVLNKRSIILFCRLPLALAHKSLKAMKDGREKMSRAEVEATVEEIQAD; encoded by the coding sequence ATGTCCGACAAATTACTACAAAATGAAGCGATGCGTGTCTTAAAGGATACGAGCCGCACTTTTTATATTCCAATAACATTTTTACAAAAAGAATTAAAATTAACAGTAGCTGCCGCATACTTGGCTATGCGTGCAATTGATGAAATTGAAGATCACGAAGAAATTTCAAATGATACAAAACATGATATCCTCATGAAAGTGAGTGAATTATTAGCAGTTACCCCATTTGACGAAGTAGCCTATGCACAAGCTTTAGCACTGAGTGAACAACCTATGCCAGAAGTAACATTACGTTTAGGTGATTGGTTGCGTGTTTGTCCAGCAGAAGCGCGAAAAATTGTGATGGATTCAACAAGCGAAATGGCTACTGGAATGGCGAATTGGGCAAAAGCGAATTGGCAAATCCATACACGCGAAGATTTAGATGAGTATACATACTATGTGGCAGGCTTAGTTGGTGTCATGTTATCCGAGCTATGGGAGTGGAATGCCGGTATTAAAGCAGACCGCGAACTTGCTATTGGCTATGGTCGTGGACTTCAAGCAGTCAATATTTTACGTAATCAACAAGAAGATTTAGATGAGCGCGGTGTAAGTTTCGTACCTGACGACTGGACACGTGATGATTTATTCCACTATGCAGAGGAAAACTTAGCGAAAGCAGACGCTTATATGAAAGTATTAAATAAGCGGTCGATCATCTTATTCTGCCGTCTTCCTCTAGCTCTAGCCCATAAATCACTCAAGGCAATGAAAGATGGCCGCGAAAAAATGTCTCGTGCTGAAGTAGAAGCAACAGTAGAAGAAATTCAAGCAGACTAG
- a CDS encoding universal stress protein, producing the protein MVETYKNIIVAVDFSEKAKIAFERGVHLAKLTGAKLHLVCVIDTHSFGSVEAYDLKYAKELKEKAIVQLEQYKNEATQAGIQNVQLVVEEGSPKVILTSLTEADLIIVGATGLNRAERFLLGSVSENVVRSSKCDVLVVR; encoded by the coding sequence ATGGTTGAAACTTACAAAAATATTATTGTTGCAGTAGACTTTTCAGAAAAAGCGAAAATTGCATTTGAGCGCGGTGTCCATCTCGCAAAATTGACCGGTGCAAAGCTCCATTTAGTATGCGTCATCGATACACATTCATTTGGTTCGGTGGAAGCCTATGATTTAAAGTACGCTAAAGAGTTAAAAGAAAAAGCAATCGTACAATTAGAGCAATATAAAAATGAAGCGACTCAAGCAGGCATTCAAAATGTACAGCTTGTCGTGGAAGAAGGCTCACCAAAAGTGATTTTAACAAGTTTAACAGAAGCGGATTTAATAATTGTTGGTGCAACTGGATTAAACCGTGCAGAGCGCTTCTTACTCGGCTCGGTTTCTGAAAACGTTGTACGAAGCTCAAAGTGTGATGTACTTGTTGTGAGATAA